In the Chlorobium limicola DSM 245 genome, one interval contains:
- a CDS encoding peroxiredoxin, whose amino-acid sequence MGVLVGRKAPEFNVEAVTGGSQFVDSCKLTDYRGKYVVLFFYPLDFTFVCPTELHAFQEKLDEFAKRNVEVIGCSVDSKFSHHAWLRTPKNLGGIEGVTYTLLSDINKTVSRDYDVLAEDAGVSLRGLFLIDKEGVVRHQVVNDLGLGRNVDEVLRMVDALQFTEEFGEVCPANWNKGDKTMKPDDAGLKAFFSE is encoded by the coding sequence ATGGGTGTATTGGTAGGGCGCAAGGCGCCGGAGTTCAATGTTGAGGCTGTAACAGGGGGGTCTCAGTTTGTCGATTCCTGTAAATTGACGGATTACCGCGGGAAGTATGTTGTGCTGTTTTTTTATCCTCTTGATTTTACCTTCGTTTGCCCGACAGAGCTTCATGCATTTCAGGAGAAGCTCGACGAGTTTGCAAAACGAAATGTGGAGGTGATAGGCTGTTCCGTCGATTCAAAGTTTTCACATCACGCATGGCTGCGTACACCGAAAAATCTTGGAGGTATCGAAGGGGTAACATATACCCTGCTTTCGGATATAAATAAAACAGTTTCGAGGGATTACGATGTGTTGGCCGAAGATGCCGGAGTATCGCTGAGAGGATTGTTTCTTATCGATAAAGAGGGAGTGGTACGCCATCAGGTGGTAAACGATCTCGGGCTTGGCAGAAATGTGGATGAGGTTCTCAGAATGGTTGACGCCCTTCAGTTTACCGAGGAGTTCGGTGAGGTCTGCCCGGCCAACTGGAATAAAGGCGACAAAACCATGAAGCCCGATGATGCAGGGCTGAAAGCTTTTTTCAGCGAATAA
- the lnt gene encoding apolipoprotein N-acyltransferase produces MSDHRHPLHISGRFSSGLPLLSGLLLGISFPSYPFIRLEFLAWIAFVPLLISLQQDEPSGKSYRKVWLAMFVFSAITLWWVSLATFLGGMLTLAAQSFFLTVPFLGFIAVRRWKGFRFALFSFPFFWTAWEWAYMQQDLSLGWLTLGNSQANLTGMIQYADITGVWGITFWLLWFNVLVLLLWNSRNELSLHFRLLPVLLLMVAAPVLYAKLVVDEPVSGGEKKASVRVSLVQPNIDPFRKWQQYTSYDIMELYYSQTNRLVRHEHPDLVIWPETAIPFYILDSSYSGYLHSLRLSLKQWNVALLSGFSDIVYYHPDSLQAKSSTVRLDSTSNRFFETFNASMLLRPDFTTPTVYHKIRLVPFAERVPYVEYFPWLDRFTFSLAGISSWGKGTSCEIMEFNSTGNGTVKTANIICYESIFPGLVSVFVKNGAQFLTLVTNDGWYGTSYGPYQHVAIAKIRCIENRRAMARCANTGISVFIDRFGAIYKEIPWWEVKTLTADVPLESRLTFYTRYPDMLPQAASVVSFLLVIFAVFRRKPYENCSK; encoded by the coding sequence ATGAGTGATCATCGTCATCCATTGCATATTTCCGGAAGGTTTTCTTCCGGTTTGCCTCTGCTGAGCGGTCTTCTTCTCGGCATATCCTTTCCTTCCTATCCGTTTATCCGTCTTGAGTTTCTCGCATGGATCGCTTTTGTGCCGCTGCTGATCTCTTTACAGCAGGATGAGCCTTCAGGCAAATCGTACCGTAAGGTCTGGCTTGCCATGTTCGTGTTTTCAGCCATTACGCTCTGGTGGGTTTCACTTGCAACCTTTTTGGGAGGCATGCTCACTCTTGCTGCACAATCTTTTTTTCTGACGGTTCCATTTCTTGGTTTTATCGCTGTAAGGAGATGGAAGGGGTTTCGGTTTGCTCTTTTTTCGTTTCCTTTTTTCTGGACGGCGTGGGAGTGGGCTTACATGCAGCAGGATCTCTCTCTTGGCTGGTTGACGCTCGGAAACTCGCAGGCCAACCTTACCGGTATGATTCAGTATGCCGATATAACAGGAGTATGGGGTATCACGTTCTGGCTTCTCTGGTTCAACGTGCTTGTCCTGCTCCTCTGGAACAGCAGAAACGAGTTGTCTCTTCATTTTCGCCTGCTCCCTGTTCTGCTTCTGATGGTTGCCGCTCCGGTGCTCTATGCGAAGCTTGTTGTCGATGAGCCTGTATCGGGAGGGGAAAAGAAGGCTTCCGTCAGGGTTTCTCTTGTTCAGCCGAACATCGATCCCTTCAGAAAATGGCAGCAGTACACCAGTTACGATATCATGGAGTTGTATTACAGCCAGACGAACAGGCTTGTCCGTCATGAGCATCCTGATCTGGTCATATGGCCTGAAACCGCTATCCCGTTTTATATTCTCGACAGCAGCTATTCGGGTTATCTGCACTCACTTCGTCTTTCTTTGAAGCAGTGGAATGTCGCCCTTTTGAGCGGGTTTTCCGATATTGTCTATTACCATCCCGATTCTTTGCAGGCAAAAAGCAGCACAGTCAGACTTGATAGCACCAGCAACCGGTTTTTCGAGACCTTCAATGCATCCATGCTGCTGAGACCGGATTTTACAACGCCCACGGTCTACCATAAGATACGTCTGGTTCCATTCGCCGAGAGGGTTCCCTATGTTGAGTATTTCCCATGGCTCGATCGTTTTACTTTTTCACTTGCTGGTATCAGCAGCTGGGGAAAGGGCACGAGTTGTGAGATCATGGAGTTCAATTCTACCGGTAATGGGACGGTAAAGACAGCGAATATAATCTGTTATGAGTCTATTTTTCCGGGATTGGTTTCCGTATTCGTAAAAAACGGGGCACAGTTTCTCACACTGGTGACCAATGACGGCTGGTATGGAACCTCTTATGGTCCGTATCAGCATGTCGCGATTGCCAAGATACGATGTATTGAAAACCGCAGGGCGATGGCCCGTTGCGCCAATACCGGAATTTCAGTGTTTATTGACAGATTCGGTGCCATTTACAAGGAGATCCCCTGGTGGGAGGTTAAGACACTTACTGCCGATGTCCCGCTTGAGAGTCGCCTTACCTTCTATACCCGTTATCCCGACATGCTGCCTCAAGCTGCATCGGTAGTTTCTTTTCTGCTTGTAATCTTTGCCGTTTTCAGACGGAAGCCTTATGAAAACTGCTCGAAGTAA
- a CDS encoding SPOR domain-containing protein, translated as MSEDKVYLLENIRKNITIPSEKLVVDALFSEDGPQAAYLYRKQLAEYPDPSLDELSRSRLSAYQYALNQPLAFPEAVPVIKSEQTITQQIQPAISNPAVKAKPPVTIPTNTQQEKTTLTSPASDAGLFVLQFGSFGNRENAERLADRVSVYGQISIIDKEGMHKVQQQKTYRSRSEAETAARNLPVTAVAVPLQ; from the coding sequence GTGAGTGAAGATAAGGTTTATTTATTAGAAAATATCCGAAAGAACATCACGATCCCGTCCGAAAAACTTGTTGTCGATGCCTTATTTTCGGAGGATGGTCCTCAGGCCGCCTACCTCTACCGGAAACAGCTTGCCGAGTACCCGGATCCGTCTCTCGATGAACTCAGCAGATCAAGACTCTCCGCATACCAGTACGCACTGAATCAGCCTCTCGCCTTCCCTGAGGCCGTGCCCGTTATAAAATCGGAGCAAACTATCACACAACAAATTCAGCCTGCCATTAGTAACCCGGCCGTAAAAGCAAAGCCCCCTGTAACAATACCGACCAACACCCAGCAGGAAAAAACGACCCTCACATCGCCGGCTTCAGATGCAGGCCTCTTCGTTCTGCAGTTTGGCAGTTTCGGTAACAGGGAAAACGCGGAGAGACTGGCCGACAGAGTTTCCGTATACGGCCAGATATCGATTATCGACAAGGAAGGAATGCACAAGGTACAGCAGCAGAAAACCTACCGCTCTCGCAGCGAAGCTGAAACCGCAGCCCGAAACCTGCCGGTCACAGCAGTTGCTGTTCCCTTGCAATAA
- a CDS encoding MerR family transcriptional regulator yields the protein MAFDSKKSYYSIGEVSRIAGVPAYLLRYWETFFNELNPSRDTRGNRRYTNRDIAMVLNIKELVYDKGYKLGKASELVKGEPRESDADPKTSEILKLQKEMTRDRKKHAETEERRHLLLREIRDEIEDILQMLG from the coding sequence ATGGCGTTCGATTCGAAAAAAAGCTACTATTCAATCGGTGAAGTGAGCCGGATTGCCGGTGTTCCGGCATATCTGTTGAGATACTGGGAGACTTTTTTCAATGAGCTTAATCCATCTCGTGATACTCGAGGCAACCGTCGTTATACCAACAGGGATATTGCCATGGTACTCAATATCAAGGAGTTGGTTTATGACAAGGGGTATAAGCTTGGCAAAGCCAGTGAACTGGTAAAAGGGGAGCCGCGAGAGAGCGATGCGGATCCGAAAACATCGGAAATTCTGAAACTTCAGAAAGAGATGACTCGTGATCGAAAAAAGCATGCAGAGACCGAGGAGCGCAGGCATCTGCTGCTGCGCGAGATCAGGGATGAGATCGAGGATATTCTGCAGATGCTTGGGTGA
- a CDS encoding sigma-54 interaction domain-containing protein: MKQQSTLIGQSTLITELKERALQVAETDITVLITGETGSGKDVLARFIHANSKRAAHTFIPVNCGAIPSGLLESELFGHEKGSFTGAIQARKGYFESADRGTIFLDEIGEMPPETQVKFLRVLETGEFQRVGSSETIRSDARVIAATNRNLYQEVAENKFREDLYYRLRSVELYLPPLRERGRDILLLIEHFVRASERRHGIIFEGFTADAVEMLLRYPWPGNVRELRNLIDSLLVLEKGNKISPEILQKHLIQRSRHKSLIHDPSQSEKQELNLLYSSIIQLRQEMSEIRHLLQMLLQNRPQQPPLLLPGPPAQTKNDSPDRYWQDKDPSSLPAIPDATLSLEETEKKTITEALLAHNGNKRNTAKALGITERTLYRKINAYGLR, from the coding sequence ATGAAACAACAAAGCACCCTGATCGGCCAATCAACCCTGATCACCGAACTCAAGGAACGTGCCCTGCAGGTCGCCGAAACTGACATCACAGTACTTATTACTGGTGAAACCGGTTCCGGCAAGGATGTGCTTGCGCGATTCATTCATGCGAACAGTAAACGAGCTGCACACACCTTTATTCCTGTCAACTGCGGAGCCATCCCCTCCGGACTGCTCGAATCCGAGCTGTTCGGCCATGAAAAAGGCTCCTTTACCGGAGCCATACAGGCTCGAAAAGGCTATTTTGAAAGTGCCGACCGCGGCACCATTTTTCTCGACGAAATCGGAGAAATGCCTCCTGAAACACAGGTCAAATTCCTTCGCGTACTTGAAACCGGTGAATTCCAGAGAGTGGGTTCTTCAGAAACCATACGATCAGATGCGCGGGTCATAGCGGCAACCAACCGCAACCTCTATCAGGAGGTCGCTGAAAACAAGTTCCGTGAAGATCTCTACTACCGCCTGAGAAGCGTCGAACTGTACCTGCCTCCCCTGAGAGAAAGAGGTCGCGATATACTGCTGCTTATTGAACATTTTGTCCGGGCCTCCGAACGCCGACACGGTATTATTTTTGAAGGATTCACCGCGGATGCCGTCGAAATGCTTCTCCGCTACCCCTGGCCGGGAAATGTACGGGAACTGAGAAATCTTATCGACTCACTCCTTGTGCTTGAAAAAGGCAATAAAATCTCGCCTGAGATTCTTCAAAAACATCTCATTCAGCGCAGCCGCCATAAAAGCCTCATACACGACCCATCTCAATCGGAAAAACAGGAACTCAATCTTCTCTACAGCAGCATCATTCAGCTCCGTCAGGAAATGAGCGAAATCCGACACCTTCTTCAGATGCTGCTGCAGAACCGTCCGCAACAGCCGCCGCTGCTTCTGCCCGGGCCGCCCGCGCAGACAAAAAACGATTCTCCCGACCGCTATTGGCAGGATAAGGACCCGTCGTCTTTACCCGCAATCCCTGATGCAACGCTCTCACTGGAAGAAACCGAGAAAAAAACAATCACCGAGGCTCTTCTTGCCCACAACGGCAATAAAAGAAATACAGCAAAAGCCCTCGGCATCACCGAACGGACGCTCTACAGAAAAATCAATGCGTACGGGCTCCGCTGA
- the ispE gene encoding 4-(cytidine 5'-diphospho)-2-C-methyl-D-erythritol kinase: MLPVSVKSFAKINLGLLITSKRSDGYHTLETVFAPIDWYDTLEFSPSDTLSMCCTDSALPVDENNLCMRAAKALQESAGCSTGVSITLDKRIPFGAGLGGGSSDAATVLGMLNEFWNVRASLADLHILAVRLGADVPYFLEMKGLAFAKGIGDELEDLSLRLPFHIVTVFPEVHISTVWAYKHFYPRFERTSPDLRPLVTALCLEGERSCLGAFENDFEPAVFDHYPGVKKVKQDLLDSGSFFASLSGSGSAVFGFFDKREDADDALMMMREQGFRTSITAPDFSMVR; encoded by the coding sequence ATGCTTCCTGTTTCTGTTAAATCTTTTGCAAAGATCAATCTCGGTCTTCTGATCACGTCAAAAAGGTCTGATGGATATCATACACTTGAAACGGTATTCGCTCCGATCGACTGGTATGATACCCTTGAGTTTTCGCCTTCCGATACGCTTTCGATGTGCTGTACGGACTCCGCTCTGCCTGTCGATGAGAACAATCTCTGCATGCGCGCGGCAAAAGCTTTACAGGAATCTGCAGGTTGTTCCACCGGCGTTTCCATAACGCTGGACAAGCGCATCCCTTTCGGGGCAGGTCTGGGAGGCGGCAGCAGTGACGCTGCGACCGTGCTCGGCATGCTCAATGAATTCTGGAATGTACGCGCCTCTCTTGCCGATCTGCATATCCTTGCTGTCCGGCTTGGTGCGGATGTCCCATATTTTCTCGAAATGAAGGGGCTGGCGTTTGCGAAGGGGATCGGGGATGAGCTTGAGGATCTTTCCCTGAGGTTGCCGTTTCATATCGTAACGGTGTTTCCTGAAGTGCATATATCAACCGTTTGGGCCTATAAACATTTCTATCCCCGGTTCGAACGTACCTCCCCCGATCTGAGACCGCTCGTTACGGCCCTCTGTCTTGAGGGTGAACGATCATGCCTCGGTGCTTTTGAAAATGATTTCGAGCCGGCGGTGTTTGATCATTATCCCGGGGTGAAAAAGGTCAAGCAGGATTTGCTCGATTCAGGCAGTTTTTTCGCGTCGCTTTCAGGCAGTGGTTCTGCAGTGTTCGGCTTTTTCGACAAGCGTGAAGATGCGGACGATGCACTCATGATGATGCGGGAGCAGGGCTTCCGTACAAGCATCACTGCACCGGACTTTTCAATGGTGCGGTGA
- a CDS encoding nitrilase-related carbon-nitrogen hydrolase, with the protein MHNVTIRIAQTDSVLANFDENLSRHCTAIEDAIKAGADAIAFPELSLTGYNVQDAAQDIAMHIEDSRLDELRMLSRKICIICGGIELSDDYGVYNSAFMFEDGRSESIHRKIYLPTYGMFEELRYFSAGQHIRAIDSKRLGRIGVAICEDFWHVSVPYLLAHQGAKLLFVLMSSPLRMSPGTGIPAIVSQWQTIAGTYAFLFSTYVACVNRTGNEDSFTYWGNSSLTGPDGRLIAAAPLFREESLDVPVDFTEVKRTRLHSSHFLDEDLRLFSSELERISWNNRPA; encoded by the coding sequence ATGCATAACGTCACGATAAGAATTGCCCAGACCGACAGCGTGCTGGCTAACTTCGACGAAAATCTCTCCCGTCACTGCACTGCCATCGAAGATGCCATAAAAGCAGGAGCCGACGCCATTGCGTTTCCGGAACTCTCTCTGACCGGATACAACGTACAGGATGCCGCACAGGATATTGCCATGCATATCGAGGATTCACGCCTTGACGAACTCAGGATGCTGAGCAGAAAAATCTGCATCATCTGCGGAGGCATTGAACTGAGCGATGATTACGGTGTTTACAACTCTGCATTCATGTTCGAGGATGGCCGGTCAGAAAGCATTCACCGAAAAATCTATCTGCCGACTTACGGTATGTTCGAAGAGCTCCGGTATTTTTCTGCAGGACAGCATATCAGGGCCATTGACTCGAAACGTCTGGGGAGAATCGGCGTGGCTATCTGCGAAGATTTCTGGCATGTATCCGTTCCCTACCTGCTGGCTCATCAGGGAGCGAAACTGCTCTTTGTCTTAATGTCAAGCCCGCTTCGCATGTCCCCCGGCACCGGCATTCCAGCAATAGTATCCCAATGGCAAACCATTGCCGGAACCTACGCTTTTCTGTTCAGCACCTATGTAGCCTGTGTGAACCGAACCGGGAATGAAGACAGCTTTACCTACTGGGGAAACTCTTCGCTCACAGGTCCTGACGGCAGACTGATTGCGGCAGCTCCCCTCTTCAGGGAAGAATCCCTTGATGTGCCAGTGGATTTTACAGAGGTCAAACGAACCAGACTTCACTCATCGCACTTTCTTGACGAAGACCTTCGGCTCTTCTCATCCGAACTGGAGCGTATCTCCTGGAATAACAGGCCAGCCTGA
- a CDS encoding ABC transporter ATP-binding protein, giving the protein MKNLLALKPYLLRYKRHLGEGFVYIILTNIFAVAGPKYIGQAVDAMGRTFMIQEVVGYASIYVLFSLLSGIFLFLVRQKIIVTSRHIEYDLKNDYFNHLQKLPRSFYDQTSTGELISRGTNDLNAVRDFLGPGIMYSINTFFRLFFAIVAMVALSPTLTFFALLPAPLLSYSVYTIGRSMQKRSKSIQESYAGITNLVQENLTGIRVVKSFTREDAEVERFEKLNREYYRKNLSLGKLQALFFAILTGMTAFSLIPVIWVGGSAVIKGEMTNGGIAQFIVYVTMLSWPIISIGWVTSIVQKAASAQARLNEIFNTAPDMHGMENPEPSASETEQQNGSLVFRNVSFHYPSEAGTTVLENISFTVEPGSKIAFVGATGSGKTTLVSLIPRLYEPASGTVLFNGQDIRTIPLDQLRKKIGFVPQNNFLFSDTIEKNISYGSSDSDPQAVIDASRIAMLDDDVDSFPEQYRTMLGEKGINLSGGQKQRACIARAVAWSPEILVLDDALSAVDTATEARIFDALLQKLPETTIILISHRISTVKNCDRIFVLQEGRIAENGTHDELLRQNGLYTKLHNQQLLEDEILSLA; this is encoded by the coding sequence ATGAAAAATCTGCTGGCACTCAAACCATACCTTCTTCGATATAAACGACATCTTGGAGAAGGGTTTGTCTACATTATCCTCACCAATATCTTTGCCGTTGCCGGACCAAAATATATTGGCCAGGCGGTCGATGCAATGGGTCGCACCTTCATGATTCAGGAAGTGGTAGGCTATGCATCAATTTACGTCCTTTTCTCTCTACTAAGCGGGATATTTCTTTTTCTTGTCAGGCAGAAAATCATCGTCACCTCCCGACATATCGAATATGACCTGAAAAACGATTATTTCAATCATCTTCAGAAGCTGCCCCGCAGCTTTTATGACCAGACAAGCACTGGTGAACTGATTTCAAGAGGCACCAATGATCTGAATGCCGTCCGTGACTTCCTCGGACCGGGCATTATGTACTCGATCAACACCTTCTTCAGGCTTTTTTTTGCCATCGTCGCCATGGTTGCCCTCTCTCCGACTCTGACTTTTTTTGCACTGCTGCCGGCCCCTCTGCTCAGTTATTCGGTATACACCATCGGCCGATCGATGCAAAAGCGTTCGAAAAGCATTCAGGAAAGCTATGCGGGAATAACCAATCTCGTCCAGGAAAACCTGACAGGCATCCGAGTCGTAAAAAGCTTTACTCGAGAAGATGCTGAAGTTGAGCGGTTCGAAAAACTCAACCGTGAATACTACCGGAAAAACCTGTCGCTCGGTAAACTTCAGGCGCTTTTTTTCGCTATACTGACCGGAATGACTGCATTTTCACTCATTCCGGTCATCTGGGTAGGCGGAAGTGCTGTCATTAAAGGAGAAATGACCAACGGGGGCATTGCCCAGTTTATCGTCTATGTCACCATGCTGAGCTGGCCTATAATCTCAATAGGCTGGGTAACCAGCATCGTCCAGAAAGCCGCATCCGCCCAGGCCCGTTTGAATGAAATATTCAACACGGCTCCTGACATGCATGGTATGGAGAATCCGGAACCCTCCGCATCTGAAACGGAGCAGCAAAACGGTTCGCTTGTATTCCGAAACGTTTCGTTTCACTATCCCTCTGAGGCCGGAACCACTGTACTTGAAAACATCTCCTTCACGGTTGAACCCGGTTCAAAAATCGCATTTGTAGGGGCAACCGGTTCCGGCAAAACAACGCTGGTCAGCCTTATCCCCCGTCTCTATGAACCTGCATCCGGGACAGTCCTGTTCAACGGACAGGATATCCGCACAATTCCGCTCGACCAGCTGAGAAAGAAAATCGGATTCGTGCCTCAGAACAATTTTCTCTTTTCGGATACCATTGAAAAAAATATCAGTTACGGAAGCAGCGATTCCGATCCGCAGGCGGTCATCGATGCAAGCCGCATTGCCATGCTGGACGACGATGTTGACAGCTTTCCCGAGCAATACCGGACCATGCTTGGCGAAAAAGGCATCAACCTTTCAGGCGGGCAGAAACAGCGGGCGTGCATTGCCCGGGCTGTTGCCTGGAGCCCCGAAATTCTGGTGCTCGACGATGCCCTCTCTGCAGTCGATACGGCTACCGAAGCCCGCATTTTCGATGCGCTGCTGCAAAAGCTACCGGAAACCACCATTATCCTTATCAGCCACCGGATATCCACAGTAAAAAACTGCGACCGGATCTTTGTGCTCCAGGAAGGCCGTATCGCAGAAAACGGTACGCATGACGAGCTGCTGAGGCAGAACGGACTCTACACGAAACTCCACAACCAGCAATTGCTCGAAGACGAGATTCTATCCCTTGCCTGA
- a CDS encoding bacteriochlorophyll a protein — protein sequence MALFGTKDTTTAHSDYEIILEGGASSWGKVKGRAKVNVPPASPLLPADCNVKINVKPLDPAKGFVRFSAVIESIVDSTKNKLVVEADIANETKERRICVGEGSVSVGDFSHSFSFEGSVVNMYYYRSDAVRRNVPNPIYMQGRQFHDIIMKVPLDNPDVIDTWEGTVKAVQSTGAFNDWIRDFWFIGPAFTALNEGGQRISRIEVNSIGTQGSDKGPVGVSRWRFSHGGSGVVDSISRWMELFPSDKLNRPASVEAGFRSDSQGIEVKVDGEFPGVSVDAGGGLRRILNHPLIPLVHHGMVGKFNDFTVDTQLKIVLPKGYKVRYAAPQFRSQNLEEYRWSGGAYARWVEHVCKGGTGQFEVLYAQ from the coding sequence ATGGCTCTTTTCGGCACAAAAGACACCACCACCGCTCACTCGGACTATGAGATCATTCTCGAGGGCGGAGCAAGCTCATGGGGAAAGGTAAAAGGCCGCGCGAAGGTAAACGTACCTCCGGCAAGCCCGCTCCTCCCTGCTGACTGTAACGTCAAGATCAACGTAAAACCGCTTGACCCTGCCAAGGGATTCGTCCGGTTCTCCGCAGTGATCGAGTCGATTGTTGACAGTACAAAAAACAAGTTGGTTGTCGAGGCTGATATTGCCAATGAAACCAAGGAAAGAAGAATCTGTGTTGGAGAAGGCTCCGTATCAGTCGGCGACTTCTCGCACTCCTTCTCCTTCGAAGGTTCCGTTGTCAACATGTACTACTATCGCTCCGACGCAGTTCGCAGAAACGTTCCCAATCCGATCTACATGCAGGGCCGTCAGTTTCATGACATCATCATGAAAGTTCCTCTCGACAATCCTGATGTAATCGACACCTGGGAAGGAACGGTAAAAGCCGTCCAGAGCACAGGAGCATTCAACGACTGGATTCGTGACTTCTGGTTTATCGGCCCGGCATTTACTGCACTCAATGAAGGCGGTCAGAGGATTTCAAGAATCGAGGTCAACAGCATCGGAACTCAGGGCAGCGACAAAGGTCCTGTCGGGGTTTCACGGTGGCGTTTCTCCCATGGCGGTTCCGGTGTTGTAGACTCCATCTCCCGCTGGATGGAACTCTTCCCGTCCGATAAGCTCAACAGACCCGCATCCGTTGAAGCAGGGTTCCGTTCTGACTCGCAGGGTATCGAAGTAAAGGTTGACGGCGAATTCCCAGGCGTATCGGTTGACGCAGGCGGCGGTCTCCGCAGAATTCTCAACCATCCGCTCATCCCGCTGGTTCATCACGGCATGGTAGGAAAGTTCAACGACTTCACCGTCGATACACAGTTGAAAATAGTGCTTCCGAAAGGCTATAAAGTCCGTTATGCAGCGCCTCAGTTCCGTTCGCAGAACCTCGAGGAATATCGCTGGAGCGGCGGTGCATACGCCCGTTGGGTCGAGCATGTCTGCAAAGGCGGCACAGGCCAGTTCGAAGTGCTCTACGCACAGTAA
- a CDS encoding NCS2 family permease: MQSFFNFQAHRTSYRQETLAGITTFFTLSYIIIVNPAILAAAGIPKGASMTATILTAIFGTILMAVYAKRPFAVAPYMGENAFIAYTVVQTMGYSWQTAMAAIFISGVLFTLITLGGLRQWLAKSIPRSLKHSFSAGIGLFLAFLGLNDMGIVALGVPGAPVKLANLAKPEILISLGGLLFTVMLLVQRVPGAILAGMASTTAACIMFGLVPLPASIFSMPPSISPIFMNIDMQGALTWGFTGVIVSTLVMDFVDTMGTLFGLSSRADLLDADDNLPEIEKPMLVDALSTVAASLLGTTTAGVYIESAAGIEQGGKTGFTALVVAMLFFLALFFSPILTIVPPYAYGPALVIVGMFMIQSITKLDFNDYSELLPAFLTITLIIFTYNIGVGITAGFITYTIIKTCTGRIREVHPGMWILALFSLTFYLFYPYH; this comes from the coding sequence ATGCAATCTTTTTTCAACTTTCAGGCCCACCGAACCAGTTACCGGCAGGAAACGCTGGCAGGCATAACAACGTTCTTTACGCTTTCCTATATCATCATCGTCAATCCTGCTATTCTTGCGGCAGCCGGAATCCCGAAAGGGGCTTCGATGACAGCAACCATACTTACCGCGATTTTCGGAACCATTCTGATGGCCGTCTATGCAAAACGACCATTTGCCGTGGCACCTTACATGGGAGAAAACGCCTTTATCGCCTATACGGTAGTTCAGACCATGGGGTACTCGTGGCAGACTGCCATGGCGGCCATCTTCATCAGCGGGGTGCTCTTTACCCTAATCACGCTCGGGGGACTCCGTCAGTGGCTGGCAAAATCGATTCCGCGATCGCTTAAACACAGCTTTTCTGCCGGAATAGGCCTTTTTCTGGCCTTTCTCGGCCTTAACGACATGGGAATCGTTGCACTTGGCGTACCCGGAGCACCGGTAAAACTTGCCAATCTGGCAAAACCGGAAATACTCATCAGTCTCGGAGGTCTGCTCTTCACGGTCATGCTCCTTGTCCAACGGGTTCCGGGTGCCATACTTGCCGGCATGGCCTCCACAACTGCCGCGTGCATCATGTTCGGACTTGTTCCGCTGCCGGCGAGCATTTTCAGCATGCCCCCGTCGATATCTCCGATTTTCATGAACATCGATATGCAGGGAGCTCTTACCTGGGGATTCACCGGCGTCATTGTCAGCACATTGGTCATGGACTTTGTCGATACCATGGGAACACTCTTCGGGCTCTCTTCACGCGCAGATCTGCTTGATGCCGATGACAACCTTCCTGAAATCGAAAAGCCCATGCTGGTTGACGCGCTATCGACTGTTGCAGCCTCTCTTCTGGGAACCACAACCGCAGGAGTCTATATAGAATCGGCAGCGGGTATAGAACAGGGTGGCAAAACCGGGTTCACGGCATTGGTGGTAGCCATGCTGTTTTTTCTGGCGCTTTTTTTTTCCCCGATACTGACTATCGTACCTCCGTATGCATACGGACCTGCACTGGTGATTGTAGGCATGTTCATGATACAATCGATCACAAAACTTGATTTCAATGATTACAGCGAACTGCTGCCGGCATTTCTCACCATTACGCTCATCATTTTTACCTACAATATCGGTGTGGGAATTACAGCCGGATTTATTACCTATACAATCATAAAAACATGTACCGGCAGAATAAGGGAGGTGCATCCCGGCATGTGGATTCTTGCCCTTTTTTCTCTGACCTTTTATCTCTTCTATCCTTACCATTGA